The Rosa rugosa chromosome 1, drRosRugo1.1, whole genome shotgun sequence genomic sequence aaccacaatttaaattccggaaaatcctcggaatatacatacgaatttccggggcatcacaatgggtaagttaaaacaatgttttgatataaaatgattttcgagaagtataatttataaaactatagttggtattagtggtcattcctgcgtgaatgactacgtatatatatttatttatgtggaatatatatatatggatggtgtggtgttgggatatgtatatgtttgatgattatattgttgaaagagttatttggagttgtgatgtgacaattgtgagtcagaaggtttcagtggtaaacctgggtttattttgaggaccgaagggtccgaagtttgaaggttacagtggtaacctggatttctattatGAAGGCCAAGTGgtccgaagtttgaaggttacagtggtaacctggatttctattctgatgaccgaagggtctgaagtttgaaggttacagtggtaacctagatttctattctgatgaccgaagggtctgaagtttggtcgtaaggttgaacctcggcagaggtgacaggttacgattcagttgagctcgagtctgtcgtagttcagggaaggtttttggggtttttcgtttgtgtttacgtgagatttggatttctatgaattctattgttgatttaattgtaatctcctgaactaagttagatgcagggattaccgctttttgttttgtttgttttcatgtaaattcctgaactaaactctatgcagggatttatatgatttcttttgtttgtcttcatgtaaattcctgaactaaactctatgcagggatttatatgatttctattgttttctttaattgtaatctcctgaactaaaatttGACGCAGGGTttactataatttgaattgggtgactttggtgatctcctgaactaaacttacgatgcagggattactaattgttatcttgtgtgattgtatgtttggttgtgtttgtgatcttaaatattgttgctttatgtgatgacctggattttctgttatttaattttagtaGTTAATAATGGACCAATTGTACGAATATTTggtattgtgctttattcgtaagTTGTATGTGAGGTGGAATGGTTTTCCTACGTATAAATattcgaatttcacagtttagggggtcgtgtgaagtttgactttttatatgttgggattctctgaaaacttccttcacgaaagttgtagagcgcttcgatacgagttcgtggacatgtggaacgcgagaatcggagtttgtatgagaaagttatggctagcggaagaaatttccgttttagtataaatagggaaaaatcagaaataatctcaTAATTCacatttccatttccggaaacctttttttttttttctctcttttctctctcggtcgactccTTCAGAATCAAAGTtttccgtctgacccgacccgaacccggtgatccgacccggattttccggcgatttccggcgacctctagCCATGAAACTTGCACAGAACGATTCGCCTCTCTCGtgcggtcgtctctgtggcagCCTCTTGCGGCGATTCGTGGTGGAGAAAgtgcagcaaggcggtgcagtttaAGGATTTCGGACCCGGTGGGAAATCCTTATTCCGACGTCGGCGGGGCTTCTAGCTGGGCTTGGGGAACTCAGAGCaacctccttgatcgatccttggtggttgtttggatcgattcacgtaaaacttggttcaactcagtttggattactgttcacggcttgtgaggtagttttcgaccctttatgcttgttttctgacttcaagctagttatgaaagttcacaagcatgcttagatgaagaactttgatgttgggagttttgtgaaatattgagttttggacggcggcggtgcgccactgcctgtggcggcgttccggcggtgtatGGGACTGTTtatggtattatatgtcttctactcgtcgatacgagcgttttgatatataatacacatattttggagttcgtatgaaattgttatgatttttacggtttcataccggttgatttattcgatccgtgaggattggagcgtccgatcgacttgtggtttggtcatattgatcgtggacgtattccggagactttgggaggtctcggatgtggttttgccttgattggcgccactttggggattttagttcaaaacaggggtttcggacttcaatcgtttgtgaattgttactaagtggaaatcgtatgtgattaggtacttgacgaagtattttggacggttgttttgtaaattggctgctttgttcttggttgaagacgcagcgggagtttcgagatgagtaatctcacaaggttcattaatgaacggaatacctttattttgagagttatttagtaactgcaaactatagttggtattagtaggcattcctgagcggatgactacgtatatatatatatttacgtgaaatatatatgttttgggtggtttgtggattgcggaaaacaatatgcatgaaatgatgttttttattgttttgtggcttttcggaaaacaatgattatggaaatgttgatttcgattgttttcaaaagcgttgcgatttgtgtaatgtttttgagtcctgtgcgactgttttgatgatttgctccaagggactgtgcggcccgaggatcgaaggtctatgaccttgcactatgccaaaaaatgcttcagacgacagaccatatctgtcgtctgatgaagtaaaaatctgttgtctaagtggctgccgtctctaagtcattcagacgacagatattctccgtcgtttataagctactcagacgacagattcagtttaagttctgtcgtctgaagtacctaatattgaagaatcggagtctatctgtcgtctgaaacaccataccactacatattaatgttgttggaaattcacttcatcaacggattcaaaaaataactgtcgatgtagttaatgtaagatgacggagtttttgatgtttctgtcgtttgattgaaccaatattaagcttagttgatgcttctgtcgtctgatttgaagaacaatgacagttatatgttgaCTGATTTCGTACACAACAACATTTATACCAtgagttatgttgtttgagatttgtttggactacagataattttgattcttgtggttagatttggtttccaactacagttttagttgttttatgttgtttgaatgtcacttagagtatagtcttactcaaatttctgttgtctgaagtagtattcaatctcatttttctgttgtttgtttgcactttcaaccattgttttagttatgttctgttgtttgaagttggtagaaacaacatatcaacacctacttctgttgtctgagagctatttgacctctacttttctgttgtttgaacgtgatagaaacaacatatcaacacctacttctgttgtctgagagctagttgaactctacttttctgttgtttgaacttgatagaaacaacagatgatcatttgtttctgttgtttctattttcttgatacaacataaacctgcatatatctgttgcctttcaaccatttcaacatcagtcatttacaatcatcaaaaccataaaattggactaaaatctgcattgaaaatgatggctacgtttcattaattgcatcaacatcatccaaaatacaatccatagttccaactctaaacctagccaacagttacataatgatcaagagaaccaaaaaaccatctcatcgatctcgatcatttacctaatattgcactaagtcaaaaacctataaggtaaagaaagagtagctaggcaaagcaactgcatgcataatttaggttcatcaacactttccatcagttatatataaatgcacaaaagcagttcctGGTGCTACTCATCTACCTTAAACAGAACCAAAGTTAGAACTTCATAACATGATTTGACAATTCAGCTCGAACCACATCAATATCCTTCTGTGTGTAAGCAAGATTTGATATCCTTTCCCACTGAAACAAGCAAATGCAGCAAGTTATTATGATGCAAATGTAGCAAGTCCATTATAACTTGGTAGCAAACCTGAAATATGCCTATAATATGAACCTTATCATGTTGCATTTGCTTCTCAAAGTTACTTGCAGCAAGTCCAGGTACCTTATTATGTTGCATTTGCTTCTCAAAGTTACTTGCAGCAAGTCCAGTAAATCAACCTTATTATGCCTATACTGGACTTGCTGCATTTGCTTCTCAAATTTACTGGACATAATAAGGTTCAGTAACTTTCAGTAACTGAAATATGCCTATATGCAGTTGATCATTCTTACCTTGGTAGCAAACTCCAAGTTCTTGTCCTCCACAATTTCTTTCATATAACGCATGACGAAATAACCACAAGTCTTAGAATCAGTTTGCTAAATGACACACCTGTAAGAAGTCATAGAGGTCGTTACCACACCATCTGTCAAATTTCAGAGTGGCAAATATCACGTCTGTCAGAACTATAACTGAATCCCATACCAATAGGCTGGTCAACATACAACAGATTAGATGCCtgcaaaagaaaggaaagagCATTGTTACAGCTCTTGCAAAGGAACATAAAACCAATAGACACAGAGTCACATATCTTCAATTCAAATATTCAGAAAGTATTATACTTTGGATGGCCACAAATAAAAGGTCTTCATTCCAAAGTGGGTTTAGATTCCGAGCCTGAAGTGTTCTTGTCTTCATAACCTGGTTTCCAATCTGTACCTTGACATATGCATCTGGGAAACGATTCTTCTCTGATGCAAACAGGTCTTGTGCCTCTATAACATTCACACGTACATACCACAACCTTGGTGCATGATACACCTTTGAGCGAATCACTGCGGATGCAGCTGGTGAGCTATCAACAGGTGTAGCAAGATCAGAGTGCCATGCATCAGAAAAAGCCTCATCTGCTTGAGTGCCAATCCAGACTGCAAGCATCAACTCCCCCTCAATCTTTTCGCCTTTTTTGTCCTGAAGTCGGTACCACTCTGGAGCTAGAGGACTGTCAGGTGGAACTCTTAATGGAACCTCATTGATGTCGAACCTCACAATTCCCACAAAGTCATCTTTAAGAAGGTCCTTGTCTTTAACCACAACTTCTAACACAGATGCTTGCATGCGGTCCTTTGAAAAAGCGAAAACTTGATTCCATACTGGATTTTGTTGCTTCTCATAGtgttttgtaatccctttgtaGTTTCCAATTCTAGCTTCAACAAAAGGATCTAGACTTCCAGTAACATCCATGGCAGGAAGCTCGCGAGCTTTAACAACCCTTACATAGAGAAAGTACATCCTTTCAACTAGATCATAGGTGCTTGCAGTCTTGTCTCCGTGAATAACACGTTCACCAACAACTCTCCCACCTCCAAGGTAAGGGCTAGTCTCTTTAAGTGCATAGTCATCAGGTTGTGATGCTGAAGCAGAGTACATGCGAACCAGCTTTGCAGGCTGCGTTTCAGATTTCATTTGATCAGCTTCATACTTGGGTACATAATGAGTATC encodes the following:
- the LOC133724816 gene encoding multiple C2 domain and transmembrane region protein 7-like isoform X2, whose product is MNNLKLGVDVVSAHNLLPKDGQGSSNAFVELYFDGQRFRSTIKEKDLSPVWNESFYFNISDPSNLHYLSLEAYVYNDVKATHSRSFLGKISLTGNSFVPYSDAVVLHYPLEKRGIFSRVRGELGLKVYVTDDPTIKSSMPLPASESLTDQDPGLAQTQGVSTPGMSSFRSEKSQARHTFHHLPNPGQQSQHQRNASAAPDTHYVPKYEADQMKSETQPAKLVRMYSASASQPDDYALKETSPYLGGGRVVGERVIHGDKTASTYDLVERMYFLYVRVVKARELPAMDVTGSLDPFVEARIGNYKGITKHYEKQQNPVWNQVFAFSKDRMQASVLEVVVKDKDLLKDDFVGIVRFDINEVPLRVPPDSPLAPEWYRLQDKKGEKIEGELMLAVWIGTQADEAFSDAWHSDLATPVDSSPAASAVIRSKVYHAPRLWYVRVNVIEAQDLFASEKNRFPDAYVKASNLLYVDQPIGVSFSKLILRLVVISSCVI
- the LOC133724816 gene encoding multiple C2 domain and transmembrane region protein 7-like isoform X1, which produces MNNLKLGVDVVSAHNLLPKDGQGSSNAFVELYFDGQRFRSTIKEKDLSPVWNESFYFNISDPSNLHYLSLEAYVYNDVKATHSRSFLGKISLTGNSFVPYSDAVVLHYPLEKRGIFSRVRGELGLKVYVTDDPTIKSSMPLPASESLTDQDPGLAQTQGVSTPGMSSFRSEKSQARHTFHHLPNPGQQSQHQRNASAAPDTHYVPKYEADQMKSETQPAKLVRMYSASASQPDDYALKETSPYLGGGRVVGERVIHGDKTASTYDLVERMYFLYVRVVKARELPAMDVTGSLDPFVEARIGNYKGITKHYEKQQNPVWNQVFAFSKDRMQASVLEVVVKDKDLLKDDFVGIVRFDINEVPLRVPPDSPLAPEWYRLQDKKGEKIEGELMLAVWIGTQADEAFSDAWHSDLATPVDSSPAASAVIRSKVYHAPRLWYVRVNVIEAQDLFASEKNRFPDAYVKVQIGNQVMKTRTLQARNLNPLWNEDLLFVAIQSI